The DNA window ttctgcactgtATTTTTTGAGTTTTCCAGTTAGGCTGGACTACACTAAGACTTTATTTTAACTCATTAAACCGTGTCTGGGTCTACAGTCGGCTTTCATTTGCTCTCTGTGTCAGCTCAGATGTGATCATGTTATTTAGCTTTTCAGAGAGCAAGTATCACAGCTGACATTATTTCATACATGTATTTATGATGTAAAGCATTGCCATGGTATAACATTTTTATCTGAAAtttgagcttttattttggaagacccacttcctgtttcataGACAGTACCGAATGAGAGCTTCCGTGTTACTGGATGGGACTTACCGGTTCCTTCGGTCCCTTCTTCATGAATCTTCCTAACAGCTGCTGCACCTTCTTCTCTCTCATTCCCAGCTGGAGATGATGAAGATCAAAGAGAGGCTTGGTGGGCAGATATCAATCCTACAGCCTACACTCACTAACAAAACCTTTGGTACGACTGACACTAATGAACAAAACACTGGAGAAAAAGCCAATCACAACTCGTCTATCAACAGGGGAAGGTAATATTCTTGTATTTTAGTCCGTCATCATCAGGATGATGGaggtaatgaaaaaataatctaGAGCAGGGTTGTCAAACATGaggcccaggggccagaatCGGCCTGCCAAAGACTCCAATGGGGTCCACTGGATGGTTTTGGAATATGTTTAGGAAGTTatagattttggacttttagCTGTATTTTCAtgggttttacagcttttcctgctgATGAACACCAGTACCATGACCATTCATAGTACaccacagtaattagataaacAATAATTAAAACACAGAAGAATTCGTGTGAATTACTCTCCTGGGCGATGAGATAGCAGAACTTTctataattttacacatttatttgtgacaacagatttctttcagttactacagcagcatttctttatcttgTAGTAAAAAAGAGACGTACTATTGAAATTGCACTTAATGGGGTTAAAAGTGTAGTTTAACGTATTTACACTGACTGAAACGAGGGCGTCTCTGGTtcggcccacttaagatcaaaatGCGCTGTACGTGGCCTGCAATATAagatgagtttgacatccctgctccAGAGTTGGGGTTTGCAAAGTCTGTATGTTAATGTCTTTACAGAAAGTATTTATTGTTGGAATTCTCATTTTGTAACAATCTTTAATCAGTAGTAAGGTGGCATGCATTGACACCAGGAACGTTTAGTTAGCCTTGTTGTGCTAGAAAAGTTAAAGATTTTAAATCTAAGTGAAACGCTCAGTTGGTCCTGCATAAACTGTAGATTCATTCAAGATCACTTCATTTTCATTAATACATTTAGCTGGCCTGTGGGCTACACTTTGAGAACCTAGGATCTACTGGCAGTGCAGATATGAAGCATTCAGCTCCATATATGGAAAGATTCCAGTGCTGTTGTGTGCAAGTCATTcaataaatgaatacaaaaggTCAAAAAGTTCATATTAAACACAGCTGCTGTTTAGTTCCATAGACAACATACAAAAGGTTTATAGATCAAGTGGGCAGTAGGTTCCTTTTCTCATAGTTGTACACAGTGAGCTTATTTTTGAGACCAGAGTCCCAGCCTGTGGGACATCTGAAACAATGCAACCTTAAGGCACTGCCACAACTAAGAACAAGTATAAAAAGGGGAACTGACCGAGTGAAGGCATGTGATCGGACATTAGCCTACCTATGATAACATGCATGCCAAGGCTTGCCAGGTGTCTTGCTGTTTCAAAACCAATTCCTCTGGTACCCCCAGTCACAATGGCAACCCTTCCATTTTGCTTGGGTAAGACTGTGTAGGAGGAGAGAGGGGACCACATAAGAACATTACACAATCTTTCACTTAAACTCTGGCGAGGTTCAGTAACGATGAGGTTTAAGACAATGCTGGGATGAAAGTCTTCCGTGACTGATTTATTAACAGTCATCTGTAAATATGCAGCAGCAACACAGCATTCAAAGAATCAACAGAACAGAATTACAGTGAGTGCAGATAAGTCTATACACACTTTTGTAAGTCAGGTGATTTACAAGAAACTTTCTATAGTTGCTCTGCTGGTTTTGTATAGAACTTAGAAACATATCTGAAGACGATGCAAATTAATTATGAATGCAATGACATGTCAGTCTACTTGACTGCCACTGGGAAATACAATGACCAATTACCCAGGCCAGTGACTGACATCTTTTAAATAGTGCAATGAAGAGCATGAAATGTGGATTTCTTAGATCAATTTTCACAGAACCTTTCTTGTAACGCTCTTTAAGAAATAAATACCAGTTaatctgctttgttttgcttttaaccCAGGAAAACAGCAGGAATATATGAAACCTATGAAATACACCGCTCCAGAACAGATTGGTGAAATCCGTTTGTACGACTGCATTGCATTTTCAAATATTGAACATTGTTCCCATGCAAAGTGAAGACATCACGCAGCCAGGCAAGCTAAACCTTTACTCACAATTATTATCAGTCAGTTCTGCAATATGTGGACAAGTATTTACAAAGTACATAGCCTGAATGACATTTGAGGGGCAAAAAGGACAACTAAACAGAGTATTCTAGGAAGTCACAACAACTGATCAGTGAGGTAAGATGCGCCCAACTACTATCAAAGGCAGGTTTCTGTAAGTCTGGCGAGGCATTCGTCCCCCAACATACAAACCGGAAGATTTTCACATGGTTAATGAGTTTAAAATATTCTATTTTAATCTGTACCATGATCTTCTCCTAACCATTACAATGTAGTTTTGGTACATAAATCTCAACAGCCActgaaaattaaatttaacagcAAATAAAACATTGTTGTTTCAGACTGTGTAAACTGATCACCCTAGTGGTATTTCTTAGAGATATTTATGAACCAATAATTCACCACAGCGCAGTAAATTACACGTTTCCTTATCACACAATATCATGTTTAAATGTATGAAGTTTAAAGAGATATAATTAATCCATCTCTGGCTTCCAACATTGGCTTGTGGTACATGCAGTGTCACTTCACTGGTGGGAAAGGAGTCTGAGCCTAAGCAAGCGAGCGATGGCGACTAGATAGAGTTAGGCTCACTTCAGTGCACAGCTTGGGCACTGGAACCAGTTTCCTGGCCTGTACTCTGTTCCACTCTGGACTTACTCTAAATGAAAAGAGGCTGGCAGAGTGTGCTTGTACCCCTTACTGTGGAATTTCCATGCCCGCATGGGCAACAAATGTTTTACCTGGAGAGGTGTGTTTGTGCACTACGTTCCCCCACCGAGATGTGTACAACAAGATGTGTACAGGTGAGACCATCAAGCAAGACTTTGAGAATGGCCACAAAGTGATTCAGGAAAACTGTCAAATGACTCACGAGAGGGAATCGGAGCTAAACTCACACTCTACATAGTGGTAGTGAGATGCTACTGGCCTCAACACTTCATCTCCTCGACGGTCTTCCACAGTTCATCAGGTACTGTTCGtggccgagtgtgaagcagtgggaatgaTAGACAGCATCTCCAAGTCTAGAAAAGGGTGAAGCGCCCACTTCAGTTTAAGTATCTCAAAAGTGAGAGATACTTAAAGTGGAGGGTGACATTTTACAGTGAAAAGACAGCAGAGCTAAAACAATGCAATTGATTCCCTGGTCAATCTCCTACCTCTTACCTATGATCACAAGCTCTGCATAGCAACCAAGAGAAGGTAGCAAGCAGCtgagtttctttttaaataggTGGGTGGATTCTCCCTTTGATCAGTCAATCAATAGAGACTCTGTGTTGAGCCACTGTTTCTACACGTCAAAAGGagtcagttgaggtggttcagacATCTGACTAGGATGATTCCTAGGTGGGGTGTTTCGGGTATGTCCTACTGGGACGAAACCTCCGGGCAGACCCAGGActcactggagagattatatcccTCATTTAGCTTGGAAACAACTTGGTGCCCCACCCAGAATAAGCCAGAAGAGGATTCTGGGTTGATGGAAGTCTGAGATTCACTGTTTAGGCTTAGGCCACTGCCTGCATAACTCAAACcaagaaagcaaagaaagaaacaaatcaatcaatcaaacaaacacaaaaacaatggATACATGCATGTTCCCTTATAGCTCTTCATACCCTCTTGACTTGGCGTGGCACTTGTCAGattaatttgcatttaaatgCAACAGATGTGCACagatgaggggaaaaaataggCTGTGGATTTTAGGTTTTGTGACCCATCTAATGGAAAAATCCTGAATACCTAGCCTTCCAATATTCCatattgattctgttcatctggatgtagtgatttcagtgggagaaatattTTGTTATAATTCAAGTGACTtcgtcagtctcagctgactgctggTTTCCAATCTTATAAAAAGTTCATTTGCACAATGagtgaaaccagcccactgaaggaacaatgggctgggaggtcagttccttcatcataattatgtaaattctcatgaccattgatcaacaaccactgaacaaaacccactgatcaaagaccactgatcaatgtccatgagtcccattcacagagatttggggaatggctgcaatcacagcattgtaagatggtgacagatgtacccttaggccccctcctcgattcagagatggtctttcccacctctgctccagctgatccaggtCCAGGTCCTGACCCGGAAGCTCCAGCCAATCCAGGAGAGAAACACAACCGCTGACTAAGCGAAAACCcatagtgatcccatatgtgtcaggagtgtcagaacagttgagacacattttttctaaacaccgggtctctgtggcttttaaaccccaaaacacactgcgccaaaaactggtccaccccaaggatcgggtcccccgacacaaacagagtaacatagtgtacgctgttaagtgccaggaggattgccaggatttatacatcggagaaaccaaacaacctctggctacaacacagaagagctacctcgtccggccaggactctgcagtctatttacacctacaggccagtggacactctttcaatgatgaggatgtacacatcctggacagggaggaacgctggtttgagggcggagtcaaggaggccatttacgtgaaaagggaaagaccatctctgaatcgaggatggggtctaagggtacatctgtcaccatcttacaatgctgtgattgcagccattccccaactctctgtgaatgggactcatggccattgatcagtgagctttgatttgcatattaatgatcaaggaaatgacctcccagcccattgttccttcagtgggctggtttcagtcattatgcaagtgtactgtttataagattgaaacctgcagtcagctgagactgaagaagtcacctggatatgacgaaacgtttctcccactaaaaaatgtccagatgaacagaatcagccttttgggatttacttacctggccGACTGAGCATGCATGAACACATGAgttgtaatttaaaaaacaaaacaacaaaaacaaaaaaccagcTGATACACATTTAtaataaagacaaaacacaATATTGCTACATAAACGATaaatcttttcttcttttataacCTTCTACTTCATTTTAATACAATAGAGTTTCTGTGCAGATTTTGAATGCATAAGGACATCCACTCTGTAAAGGAGAAATGTGTTTACAGCAGTTAACTTAAAAGCTAATGTGTCCCATATGTTATAAAGGCTGAAAACGTTGTCCCTTTATGCCACCAGTGGCTTTTCAGCCTTTAGAACCTCTGTcaagtaaacacacaaagaatACAGATAGCAAAGTAAATAAAGTTCTTTAAAACCTCAGTCACTTTAGTGCTGAGCCAAACTAGAGTTGGTTTCCAAAACAGTTTCAAATTCATCCTCACAGGGTTCAGGCTCATAGTAGCTCCGAGAGTTCTCATACAGGAAAACCTGCATATCCACTAGAGCTGAAGGTATACGGTTTCTTTTCCCAGAAAGAAAAGTACCTGATGAGCTGAACAACCTATGACAAGGAACACTTGTGGCAGGAACGCACCAATACTTCTGGAGCACCTTAGGAAGTGTGGGGAACAAAGGTGCATGGTTCGACCACCAAAGCAAAGGGTCTTCATTCAGACCTAGAACCCTCTGTGACTTGTAGTTGCTCAGCTCCTCTACTACTTGAGCATGTAGCTCCTCCTGGCTCTGGTCTGCATCTGACTGGCAAAATATGGCAGCCAAAGGGTTGTCTTGAACTGAAGTGCTGGCAGAAGATTCACCCGGAAGTCCCTGTTTCTTGCAAGGTGGCTCATCAGACaccaaagaaaaatcatcaagGCACGATCGCTCTGAAATCTGCTTCTCAAGGATTGCTTTGGCCTCTTCAATAATAATACTCTCAACTTTGGAGCGTTCTTGGGTGGAAAGAAAAGGCAGTTTCTTATAACGAGGATCCAAAAATGTAGCAATGTTGAGGAATGTTGCGATCTCTTGGGATAACTGTGAATTCTGTGAATATGTGCTTGACAAGACCTTGGCGATGACCTCTTTGCTCATGCTGATCTCTTTGAGATCCCCTTCCTTAATTTTGAGGGTGGTGTTCAGGAGCATATGAAGGACAGGTCTCACCATGCTAATGGTTGGATACTTACAAGAAGTGATCATGTTTGCCACAACTTTAAAGGGCTGGAGGACTTCAATCAAGCCCTCCAACAAGGCCCAGTCAGAACCACTGAAGGTGAAATGATGGCTACTAGAACTCTCTATAAGTGTCGTACTTATAACAGCCTGTTGCTCTTTCAGTCTTTGTAGCATTGCCAATGTACCAAACCATGACCTGTCCTGGTCTGTGATGAGTGTACACTGAGCAAGGCCCTGTTGCTTCTGCTTTTCTCGTACTGTATACATAGCAGATTCTCTATAATGATCGACAAGCTTGCGGCAGCATCCCAAAAAGCCACTCACTCGTGGCAGCTGGAAGGCTTCAGCCATTGCATGATTGATTGTGTGCCCAAGGCAGGGCATTTCTACTGACAGATCCAGGAGGGAGCATGCTTTCACCACATCCACCGAACCGTCTGTGGTAGCCCCGATGACTTTATGAGTTATCCCCCACTTCACAAAGGCTTCATACATGGCTCTGGTGATATTCTCAGCTCTGTTGTCCTCTTGTACTTCAAAAGTTTTAAGGCATTTGTTGGTCACTGAGAAGCCAGATGCACTGTTGTAATTGATTGAATGCACAGAAAGTGAAATATatgttctgttttgtgtttggcTTTGCCACAGATCTGTAGCAATGCCACAATTCATAACTCCACTAAGCTCATTAAAGACCACATTTTGGGTATGGCAGTACATTTGAGGAACCATTTTGCCTGCGAGGTCACTTTTGCTTGGAGGAGAATATCCAGGGTCGACAATACCGATTAAATTCTTGAACGTAGGCTCCTCAACTGTACATACAGGATATAACCCCTCACAAATGAAGTTCATAATAGCTACTGTCAAATCATTGTGTCGTTTGTTTTCAGAGTCTAAGCTCTGCCTTAAACATGTTTCCTGGGACTGCTGCTGTGAAACTGTAGGCTCAGTCTTTATCCTAGAAAACGCCGTAGCAAAAGCTTCACGCATCTGATCTGTGTTGCTTTTCACGAACTCACTGAACTCTATGGGATGGTTCTTTTCAAGGTGGTATGACAAGTTTGAGGTGTTTCCAGAGTAGGCAATTTGGCTCATACATACACGACAGTAAATCCTTTTCCAGTGTAATATGCAGCCATCTGCATCTGTGTCAAAGCCAAAGTACTTCCACACTTTGCTTTTGGCACGTGGGTGTGCGACCAGGTTGAGGCCTGAGCACGAAGGTCCTGAACTTTTACCCTCCATTGGCTCCTTAGGTAAAAAGTCCATCAGGATGGCTTCTCTTATCGAGAACCTAACAAGAACAGTGAAATAAACATTTGATTTTGgtgataaaaacattttaagtgtTTGAGAACTGGATTTTACAATCCTCCCAACAATTAACATGCAAATGAGCAGATAAAATAACATATCTGGCTAAGATAGGAATTTGCATGATGGTTACCACTGATACTGAGGTTTGCACAagtaacataacataacaacGCCACATGAGACACTACATGTACACTACGCAATcctgctctcaaaaactgacaGATTTAACACTGCCtctgaagctggatttaagaaataactGTTTAAAAGTTCACATTTTTAGAACATGTTTAGCACCATCTTGAGTTAGTATAGAATATCAGGTCACCAGGTTGGTTGGTTATTTGCAACTGATAGACCCACATTAGATTGAAAAAAAACTCGTTGTTGCAGCCAggagtaattaaaaaaaaaataccctttgaacacattttttagttttagttttcttgttttccatTGAGTTAGCAGTTTTCGTCACTAGCTTACATAAACTAATATAAGTCTGTTAAccccaaccaaccaaccaaccaactcTGTGATGTCACATCCTGTACTGGCACAGGATAGTGCTAAGCATGTTCTAAAACCTTTAAGCACTTATTCTTATTTTAGTGTTACATCTATGTCAGTTTTTGACAGCACATCCTCCATAGTGTAAATGAGTCTTTACACACAGTgtttcatgtccactttaaaCCTACCTTTAATAAGTCGATAATGTTGCTGCCCTTTTAGGTCAGTAACAGAAATATTAGTCAATTAAACAAATTACTCATATCTAATTCGTTTACCACATCATTTAACTGCTGGTTTTACTACACCATGGTTCCACCCACAACTATTTGGCAGCCACATCGTATCTAACTCAAGACCAATAACAGCCAAGGGGAGCTGCAGTTCTCCAATATTTGGctgtacaaaataaatgtttgtgagTCAGAGTAATCAGACACAACCATTTAATTACAGGAATGACAAATTATAAACAGGCATATTAACATTAACCTTAAGGAATGAAGGCTACCGGTTGCAAATACTGCTAAAGCATGGCGCATTTAATGCGTGTGAAACGCTGTTCACATTCCAAAGtggcacatgtgacgtgacacgGTCAATTCACATGctcttcaaaaaaacaaaaaaaacaaaaacacgaaTCCTTCAACTACGTTCACATTCTTGGAACCAGATTTCAAGTTTGTGTAATGGTTGTTTAGCCCTGCGTGAAAATGACTGCCACAGGTTGCGCGAATTATATAAACACACTTCTCaaacaaattaaaggaacactttttaatcagagtacAGCACTAAGTCAATTAAACCTCTGAGACATTGATATGGTCAGTGAAGTAGCAGAGAGGATTGTCAATCAGCTTCAGCTGCTTTGGCATTATTGAaattaataacagaaaaaaatactgtttaaCTTTGTGGCCTTCTATATACTTCCTGTTCTATATACACTTTCTGTTGGTTACTGGGACACTTTGATTGCACTACCTTAGTACTGATGACTTTTTGTAAATTGAGCACAATAtgcactgtttttttccccatttttgctatagtttatatataaaaataaatacatatcaaGAACAAagttatgaaaacaaaaaaataattttaggtGGTTTGAAAGGATTTTCAACCTTTTATTTATAAATTGAGGTCTACAGCTAGAAAAATGACTTTCAGTTTCTTTGTggttttattgcactttttagcAATTTATTTAGTTACTATGAACTAAAGTTACTAAAattaggattaaaaaaaaatgtaatattgatGTAGAAcaaattccatccatccattcacttatccttttcagggtcgctggacggtgggaggaagccggagtacccggggagaacccacgcaaacacggggagaacatgcaaactccacacagaaagaccccagcctgatggtggaattgaactcaggaccttcttgctgtgaggcaacagtgctaaccaccgtgctgcccatgTAGAACAAATTGAaatgcttaaaaacaaaaacatagcactacagcatgtaacaatgcaaagataagctctggtggTTTTATCGTAGATGATGAAGAGTTAACTAGAGACTAACCGACTAATCGTTGCTGTCATCAGTAGTTGGTACCAGACGCACTAGTTGCTTAATTTAATTGTTAAAATTTTAATTGATGCCCAATACAGGTAAATTATTGTGTCCATCTGCCATCTGGTGGCAGCCATTTGTCACCAGATGCCGCAAATGGTGGCGTCGCAATAAATCTTTTAATATTAGCCTGATGTTTTTGTCATATATAGCGAATATTAGCTTCCACCTTTCGTGGATGGGCTTTCAGTCATTTGGGAAGGGTTCAGAGTATAGCTGCTACtgctccacattgaaaggaaaCAGCTAAGGGTGTCCTCTAAGGTGTTCCAGCCCTGCATGTcctactgggaggaggccccggcgtaaacccaggacacactggagagtgTGTATCTGTTCCCTGGGAACATCTTGATGTTCCTTCAGATAAGCTGGAAGAAGTGGcaagagggaggtctgggcttcccTGCTGCTGTCCCTGGGacagacttcatgagggtggccTGAGGGTCCGAGGTCCTCCAGTGGATTATGTGCTTACTGTTTGGCCCTGTGGAGCCTAATTAGCATTTGCCATAGAATTGTGGAATTGTCACGTCCACTAGTGGGGCTCTGTGGTTTTCAAAGCAGCAGCCGTAGTACCTGCAGCACTCAGTACATGTGAAAGATGTAAAAGGGTCTGGAAATACTGTGGAGAATGTGCAGCATTTGGCGGTGGGTCAGTGATAGTTTGGTAAGGTATATCCATGGAGCAACACACGGATCTCTACAGGCTGGATAACAGCACTCAGACTACCCTAGACCCACTGTCAAACCCTATGCAGTTAGTTCTAGGTCCCACCTGGTGCAAGAAAATGCTCAGTCTTGTGTCATTTCTATCAACCCACTCCATATCAGTATAGATTTATTTCCCCATTGAGacctgatgtgttttcaaagtgttcctttaattgtTTTTTAGAATAATTATATTATGATGTAACAACAATAAGCAGAAGATGAAAAATATACATTCCcttgaatttttttaattaaaaattgcTGATACATTATAACTAcatttgaaaaaagaagaagaagcaataTTTACATTATGCCAATATAATCTGCCCTGGTTAAATACTCCATCTGTGACCAGCTGAGCCGGAATAATTCTTCTATCCAACTACAGTTTGCTAGCTGCCACATCAATGATAACACAGCAATTACCTGATAGCCACTTGAGCTAATAGTTAAGTGTCTAATGTTAACGTGTGCATCATCCAGGTTAACATTTATGATAACTTTATATCAATGTTGTTGAAACGGGAGCTTTACTGACCTCTAAAATTCCTCTTAAGCTGTTTGTATCAATATTGATGCAAATGAGTATCGTAATTCTGTGTTCATTTTCGTATCAATAAATACTGgagtaacatttttttcttgacaATCCTACTGTGTACATGTCTAAAGCCCTGCCTCCAACCTGAGCGGTCTCTCAGATAAACTCATCTCTAATCTAGTTCCTCCTGGTTCTTTCCAACAAAAGCACACATATTAGTAAAGATGATTGATTTATTGCAAATATCCAACAAATCTTGATTTCGTCACCAGTAACACTGATGTTCAGAACTAGAATAAAAGTCCGTTTTTAAAAGTGAATATTTGGCTCATTAAATCAAAGGCCAATCAGTTTCGATCTTTTTGTAATGTTGCTGGATATTCCCACAAAAAGGAATGCAACAAATCTGTCATTAGTCACACACTCAGTGAGATTATGTGGGTATAAAACCCAAATCTGCATctccagaaacacttccctctTTGTCTTAGTGTAATGCATTAGTGATTTTCCACTCTATGGTCACATGCTTTATTCACTAAAATTAAATCAGTAACACTGCTCCTTTGATAAGTGGGTTTTCAAAAGCCTCTAGCTGTTACTCCACCTGTCTACATACTTTTGCTAtgattttgaaaaataaaataaaaacaaacattttctggTCTTCGGTGATGAGAAGTTCACCTGAAAAACCACCTCAGTGTAGGGAATGGAAAAATGAAACACTGGGTTAGATCATGGTGAAGTCAGCTGTGTAAGTCCACTATGGAGCAGCAGTGGTCACACATGGCAGCTAATCACAGGTACACAAAGATCTGCTGGAGCTCACAGCACGAATCACTGGGATCCTTTCAGATATGTTACAGTACTACAGCTGGTGTTCCCCTACCTGCTGAACTCCACTTTAACCCAGGAGTTCTGTTtgggttaaaaataaaagtttggaTTCACATAtactattattttattacatgttATATAGTGGTGCAACagatcacggttgatccgtaatccgaaccgatcccactccacggttcagcacgcacgtgatccgatgattcgaaaaagaaaaaaaaagtatgtgtatggtgcgcgtggtgggtctgtcaagcgatagttatggtcagcgctagctggaggagcagaggagtttgcggtatttaagcagccctttgctgcccagtccgaccgggctaaagctattacagaagctattggggtgtttacgtgcagacgggaggccgtattccgttgtgcaaaacaaggggtttaaactatgatgaacgtgcttgaaCCACCCTATGATATCTCGTTTGCGTCCACTTTAGTGGCAAGATagttccaagcatgtatgagcaggaaaaaATTTAAGTTgcggctgaactgtcccaggcatcttctgttgccctaactactacaaatgggtggacctccagggcaaaggaaagctacgtgaccgtgtccgctcattatatcacagcagagtgtgatataatgagcggtatgtattattgtagggtctaccttacaaaataaagcgccttgaggcgactgttgttgtgatttggcgctttataaataaaattgaattgagtggtagatacaaagaCTGTACTGTCCTATATTGtaccataattttttttaaataattgcgtggaatgagtcttgagttgaatgtttttaacaggcaaaaaatacttcaataagtaaatgttaaattttttgtcttttttcttttttttgctgatccgaaaattgatccgatctgtgacttaaaaccgtgatccgatccgaaccgtgagatttttgatccgttgcaccactaatgTTATATAAATATAGTTCACTTTGGACTAAAATAGCTGGTAAAAACATGCTTCACTTCTTATTACCTCTGTCACCATTTTAATGGACCCAGGCTGTTACAGCGCCACAgatttttctttgcatttgGTCTTATGTCACACCTTTCCTATAGTGCCTATGAGCTCAGTGAGGTATGAAGCTTGTCCCTGGGGACATTTTTAATGCACGTCAATAGAAAAAGCATAGAAACGTGCTTGTAAAGGTCAGTGCATTCACCATCACAGGAAGCgtacaaacatgaatcagtgtaagaaataaaaacaaatgattgataatgaaaattaaatgaaCCTCCTTTGAAAACAGGATTATTCTGATGCAATCTGAGTCAGCTTTGTGTCACAGCGCAGGTACAGGTGTGTCACAGCCCGCGCAGGTGCCACAAGGAGACGGACTCACCGTAAGAATAATCTCAGTTTAATCTCATCCCAGCATAAAACC is part of the Pelmatolapia mariae isolate MD_Pm_ZW linkage group LG23, Pm_UMD_F_2, whole genome shotgun sequence genome and encodes:
- the LOC134620024 gene encoding E3 SUMO-protein ligase ZBED1-like — translated: MDFLPKEPMEGKSSGPSCSGLNLVAHPRAKSKVWKYFGFDTDADGCILHWKRIYCRVCMSQIAYSGNTSNLSYHLEKNHPIEFSEFVKSNTDQMREAFATAFSRIKTEPTVSQQQSQETCLRQSLDSENKRHNDLTVAIMNFICEGLYPVCTVEEPTFKNLIGIVDPGYSPPSKSDLAGKMVPQMYCHTQNVVFNELSGVMNCGIATDLWQSQTQNRTYISLSVHSINYNSASGFSVTNKCLKTFEVQEDNRAENITRAMYEAFVKWGITHKVIGATTDGSVDVVKACSLLDLSVEMPCLGHTINHAMAEAFQLPRVSGFLGCCRKLVDHYRESAMYTVREKQKQQGLAQCTLITDQDRSWFGTLAMLQRLKEQQAVISTTLIESSSSHHFTFSGSDWALLEGLIEVLQPFKVVANMITSCKYPTISMVRPVLHMLLNTTLKIKEGDLKEISMSKEVIAKVLSSTYSQNSQLSQEIATFLNIATFLDPRYKKLPFLSTQERSKVESIIIEEAKAILEKQISERSCLDDFSLVSDEPPCKKQGLPGESSASTSVQDNPLAAIFCQSDADQSQEELHAQVVEELSNYKSQRVLGLNEDPLLWWSNHAPLFPTLPKVLQKYWCVPATSVPCHRLFSSSGTFLSGKRNRIPSALVDMQVFLYENSRSYYEPEPCEDEFETVLETNSSLAQH